One window of the Oncorhynchus mykiss isolate Arlee chromosome 5, USDA_OmykA_1.1, whole genome shotgun sequence genome contains the following:
- the ttr gene encoding transthyretin yields MDSSLLCVLLATAVLLCSAAPVDRHGESDTHCPLMVKILDAVKGVPAGAVALSVSRRVNGMTWAQVASGVTDLTGEVHNLISDQDFQSGVYRVEFDTKAYWKSQGTTPFHETAEVVFEAHAEGHRHYTLALLLSPFSYTTTAVVMKAHE; encoded by the exons ATGGACAGTTCACTGCTCTGTGTGCTGCTAGCCACTGCTGTCCTACTCTGTAGCGCCGCCCCAGTG GACAGGCATGGTGAGTCAGACACTCACTGCCCGTTGATGGTTAAGATTTTGGATGCGGTGAAGGGTGTACCAGCGGGCGCCGTGGCACTGAGTGTCTCCCGACGAGTCAATGGAATGACCTGGGCACAGGTTGCTAGTGG aGTGACAGACTTGACAGGGGAAGTCCATAATCTGATCTCAGATCAGGACTTCCAGTCGGGGGTGTACCGAGTTGAGTTTGACACTAAAGCCTACTGGAAGTCTCAGGGAACCACACCTTTCCACGAGACTGCTGAA GTGGTGTTCGAGGCCCACGCGGAGGGACATCGCCACTACACTCTGGCCCTGTTGCTGAGTCCCTTCTCCTACACTACCACGGCTGTCGTGATGAAAGCACACGAGTGA
- the b4galt6 gene encoding beta-1,4-galactosyltransferase 6 isoform X2, translating into MVNWRRLLRVSNRSFLALIFFFSMSTTCLYFIYVAPGIANTYFFMVQAQGIMLRDNVRTIGQMIRLYTNKNSTLNGTDYPDGSNSSEYMVQPTTYLPENFTYAQNLPCPERLPSMKGPIDVNMTEIPMEEIDLKFSKYLDVQFGGHWKPKDCKPRWKVAILIPFRNRHEHLPILFQHLTPILQRQRLQFAYYVIEQSGTQPFNRAMLFNVGFLEAMKDLDWDCLVFHDVDHIPENDRNYYGCGQMPRHFAAKLDKYMYLLPYSEFFGGVSGLTVEQFRKINGFPNAFWGWGGEDDDLWNRVHYAGLNVTRPEGEMGKYKSIPHHHRGEVQFLGRYKLLRYSKERQHLDGLNNLNYTPEISLSSLYKNITVDLHPDLAPITDY; encoded by the exons ccAACACCTACTTCTTCATGGTGCAGGCCCAGGGTATCATGTTGAGGGATAACGTGAGGACCATTGGCCAGATGATCAGACTCTACACCAATAAGAACAGTACCCTCAACGGCACAG ATTACCCAGATGGCAGTAACTCCAGTGAATATATGGTTCAACCAACCACATACCTTCCTGAGAACTTCACATACGCCCAGAACCTCCCCTGCCCAGAACGCTTACCTTCTATGA AGGGTCCTATAGATGTGAATATGACTGAGATTCCTATGGAGGAGATTGATCTGAAGTTCTCTAAATATCTGGATGTTCAGTTTGGTGGCCACTGGAAACCCAAGGACTGCAAACCACGCTGGAAG GTAGCCATCTTGATCCCGTTCCGTAACCGCCACGAGCACCTTCCCATCCTTTTCCAGCACCTCACCCCCATACTGCAGAGACAGAGACTGCAGTTCGCATACTACGTCATCGAGCAG tctGGGACGCAGCCCTTCAACAGAGCCATGTTGTTTAATGTGGGTTTCCTGGAGGCCATGAAGGATCTGGACTGGGACTGTCTGGTGTTCCACGATGTTGACCACATCCCAGAGAATGACCGTAACTACTACGGCTGTGGTCAGATGCCTCGTCACTTCGCAGCCAAACTGGACAAGTACATGTACCT TCTACCCTACAGTGAGTTCTTCGGGGGCGTGAGTGGACTTACAGTGGAGCAGTTCCGCAAGATCAACGGCTTTCCCAATGCATTCTGGGGCTGGGGAGGCGAGGACGATGACCTCTGGAACAG agTGCACTATGCTGGTCTGAACGTCACGAggccagagggagagatgggtaaaTACAAGTCCATCCCACACCACCACCGAGGAGAAGTGCAGTTCCTCGGCAG gTACAAGTTACTGAGGTATTCCAAAGAGAGGCAGCACCTGGATGGACTGAACAACCTCAACTACACCCCTGAGATCTCCCTGAGCTCCCTGTACAAGAACATCACCGTGGACCTCCACCCTGACCTGGCCCCCATTACAGACTACTGA
- the b4galt6 gene encoding beta-1,4-galactosyltransferase 6 isoform X1: MVNWRRLLRVSNRSFLALIFFFSMSTTCLYFIYVAPGIANTYFFMVQAQGIMLRDNVRTIGQMIRLYTNKNSTLNGTDYPDGSNSSEYMVQPTTYLPENFTYAQNLPCPERLPSMKGPIDVNMTEIPMEEIDLKFSKYLDVQFGGHWKPKDCKPRWKVAILIPFRNRHEHLPILFQHLTPILQRQRLQFAYYVIEQSGTQPFNRAMLFNVGFLEAMKDLDWDCLVFHDVDHIPENDRNYYGCGQMPRHFAAKLDKYMYLLPYSEFFGGVSGLTVEQFRKINGFPNAFWGWGGEDDDLWNRVHYAGLNVTRPEGEMGKYKSIPHHHRGEVQFLGSFHQSSHQLVRAPRDLWEHLFSMNSTEKVQVTEVFQREAAPGWTEQPQLHP; encoded by the exons ccAACACCTACTTCTTCATGGTGCAGGCCCAGGGTATCATGTTGAGGGATAACGTGAGGACCATTGGCCAGATGATCAGACTCTACACCAATAAGAACAGTACCCTCAACGGCACAG ATTACCCAGATGGCAGTAACTCCAGTGAATATATGGTTCAACCAACCACATACCTTCCTGAGAACTTCACATACGCCCAGAACCTCCCCTGCCCAGAACGCTTACCTTCTATGA AGGGTCCTATAGATGTGAATATGACTGAGATTCCTATGGAGGAGATTGATCTGAAGTTCTCTAAATATCTGGATGTTCAGTTTGGTGGCCACTGGAAACCCAAGGACTGCAAACCACGCTGGAAG GTAGCCATCTTGATCCCGTTCCGTAACCGCCACGAGCACCTTCCCATCCTTTTCCAGCACCTCACCCCCATACTGCAGAGACAGAGACTGCAGTTCGCATACTACGTCATCGAGCAG tctGGGACGCAGCCCTTCAACAGAGCCATGTTGTTTAATGTGGGTTTCCTGGAGGCCATGAAGGATCTGGACTGGGACTGTCTGGTGTTCCACGATGTTGACCACATCCCAGAGAATGACCGTAACTACTACGGCTGTGGTCAGATGCCTCGTCACTTCGCAGCCAAACTGGACAAGTACATGTACCT TCTACCCTACAGTGAGTTCTTCGGGGGCGTGAGTGGACTTACAGTGGAGCAGTTCCGCAAGATCAACGGCTTTCCCAATGCATTCTGGGGCTGGGGAGGCGAGGACGATGACCTCTGGAACAG agTGCACTATGCTGGTCTGAACGTCACGAggccagagggagagatgggtaaaTACAAGTCCATCCCACACCACCACCGAGGAGAAGTGCAGTTCCTCGGCAG TTTTCATCAGTCTTCACACCAACTTGTCCGTGCTCCCAGGGATCTGTGGGAACATCTCTTCTCCATGAATTCCACAGAAAAG gTACAAGTTACTGAGGTATTCCAAAGAGAGGCAGCACCTGGATGGACTGAACAACCTCAACTACACCCCTGA
- the b4galt6 gene encoding beta-1,4-galactosyltransferase 6 isoform X3, with translation MVQAQGIMLRDNVRTIGQMIRLYTNKNSTLNGTDYPDGSNSSEYMVQPTTYLPENFTYAQNLPCPERLPSMKGPIDVNMTEIPMEEIDLKFSKYLDVQFGGHWKPKDCKPRWKVAILIPFRNRHEHLPILFQHLTPILQRQRLQFAYYVIEQSGTQPFNRAMLFNVGFLEAMKDLDWDCLVFHDVDHIPENDRNYYGCGQMPRHFAAKLDKYMYLLPYSEFFGGVSGLTVEQFRKINGFPNAFWGWGGEDDDLWNRVHYAGLNVTRPEGEMGKYKSIPHHHRGEVQFLGSFHQSSHQLVRAPRDLWEHLFSMNSTEKVQVTEVFQREAAPGWTEQPQLHP, from the exons ATGGTGCAGGCCCAGGGTATCATGTTGAGGGATAACGTGAGGACCATTGGCCAGATGATCAGACTCTACACCAATAAGAACAGTACCCTCAACGGCACAG ATTACCCAGATGGCAGTAACTCCAGTGAATATATGGTTCAACCAACCACATACCTTCCTGAGAACTTCACATACGCCCAGAACCTCCCCTGCCCAGAACGCTTACCTTCTATGA AGGGTCCTATAGATGTGAATATGACTGAGATTCCTATGGAGGAGATTGATCTGAAGTTCTCTAAATATCTGGATGTTCAGTTTGGTGGCCACTGGAAACCCAAGGACTGCAAACCACGCTGGAAG GTAGCCATCTTGATCCCGTTCCGTAACCGCCACGAGCACCTTCCCATCCTTTTCCAGCACCTCACCCCCATACTGCAGAGACAGAGACTGCAGTTCGCATACTACGTCATCGAGCAG tctGGGACGCAGCCCTTCAACAGAGCCATGTTGTTTAATGTGGGTTTCCTGGAGGCCATGAAGGATCTGGACTGGGACTGTCTGGTGTTCCACGATGTTGACCACATCCCAGAGAATGACCGTAACTACTACGGCTGTGGTCAGATGCCTCGTCACTTCGCAGCCAAACTGGACAAGTACATGTACCT TCTACCCTACAGTGAGTTCTTCGGGGGCGTGAGTGGACTTACAGTGGAGCAGTTCCGCAAGATCAACGGCTTTCCCAATGCATTCTGGGGCTGGGGAGGCGAGGACGATGACCTCTGGAACAG agTGCACTATGCTGGTCTGAACGTCACGAggccagagggagagatgggtaaaTACAAGTCCATCCCACACCACCACCGAGGAGAAGTGCAGTTCCTCGGCAG TTTTCATCAGTCTTCACACCAACTTGTCCGTGCTCCCAGGGATCTGTGGGAACATCTCTTCTCCATGAATTCCACAGAAAAG gTACAAGTTACTGAGGTATTCCAAAGAGAGGCAGCACCTGGATGGACTGAACAACCTCAACTACACCCCTGA